The Niastella koreensis GR20-10 genome includes a window with the following:
- a CDS encoding zinc-dependent metalloprotease: protein MEQRSKKGVVNVYEFNTAALQDSIFFLNIFPGETIKAIKQKVVKRGENNFTWHGYIQGPDKSQGSIALVYLNGEISGNLNYKAGNYSINPMGKGVFSVYEIDFKRAPYIEDAPGMTDSHKKTDNAAAATPSSIAQASCNLRVLVAFTSIAESFIKDYLGYSSLTQFALQAIAESNQAYLNSGVGVYMELAASVRVNYTESGDDATDLNRFMGTSDGYMDQIHTYRDIYAADVNVLISNNSQYCGLATTVLADAGNAFCVVNYDCALGNYSFAHEIGHLQGCRHNPEVDNSISPFAYGHGYVYTPDGWRTIMAINFNGETRLQYFSNPNVTYNGVPMGTTTTHYNARVLNETTGTVNNFRTVSSSVTINSDGAVINDEASDAVATTEVVLQDGFQASDNSEFTARLINCVGPSIVADNTAVVNTDESNVADSRSALAVYPTVTRGPVYISTDNSNLKNTEILVSDNSGRIVAKSVNNAGKKSITMNLSHLPNGLYIIQVKQAGKSITRKVIVQK from the coding sequence TTGGAACAACGATCAAAAAAAGGTGTTGTTAATGTATACGAGTTCAACACAGCGGCTTTACAGGACTCCATTTTCTTTCTGAACATCTTTCCCGGTGAAACAATAAAAGCGATCAAACAAAAAGTGGTGAAGCGTGGGGAAAATAATTTCACCTGGCATGGATATATTCAAGGGCCCGACAAAAGCCAGGGCTCTATTGCATTGGTTTATCTGAATGGCGAAATTTCGGGTAATTTGAATTACAAAGCCGGAAATTATTCTATTAACCCCATGGGAAAGGGCGTGTTTTCAGTATATGAAATAGATTTTAAACGTGCTCCTTACATTGAGGATGCACCAGGCATGACTGATTCACACAAAAAGACAGATAATGCTGCCGCAGCAACTCCATCCTCCATTGCGCAGGCCTCGTGTAACCTGCGGGTACTGGTAGCATTCACCTCCATTGCAGAAAGCTTTATTAAAGACTACCTGGGTTATAGTAGTCTTACCCAGTTCGCGTTGCAGGCGATAGCAGAAAGCAACCAGGCCTATCTAAACAGTGGTGTTGGAGTGTACATGGAGCTGGCCGCTTCGGTACGGGTTAATTATACTGAATCAGGAGATGATGCCACCGATTTAAACCGGTTTATGGGAACGAGCGACGGGTATATGGACCAAATTCATACATACAGGGACATATACGCTGCCGATGTAAATGTTTTGATCTCCAATAATAGTCAATATTGTGGCCTGGCCACTACTGTACTGGCAGATGCTGGCAATGCTTTTTGTGTTGTGAATTATGATTGTGCGCTGGGAAATTACAGCTTTGCCCATGAAATTGGTCATTTACAGGGTTGCCGACATAATCCTGAGGTAGATAATTCCATTTCGCCATTTGCTTACGGCCATGGATATGTATACACTCCCGATGGATGGCGAACTATTATGGCCATCAATTTCAACGGTGAAACCCGCCTTCAATATTTCTCAAATCCAAATGTAACTTATAATGGGGTGCCAATGGGCACAACTACCACGCATTATAATGCCAGGGTTTTGAATGAAACAACCGGAACGGTAAACAATTTCAGAACTGTTTCTTCATCAGTAACCATCAATAGTGATGGTGCGGTGATTAATGATGAAGCCTCGGATGCTGTTGCTACTACCGAAGTGGTGTTACAGGATGGGTTCCAGGCATCGGATAATTCAGAATTCACAGCCCGCCTTATTAATTGCGTTGGGCCATCCATTGTGGCTGATAACACCGCTGTAGTAAATACAGATGAAAGCAACGTAGCTGATAGCAGGTCGGCATTAGCCGTTTACCCCACCGTTACAAGAGGACCTGTTTATATCAGTACCGATAACAGCAATTTAAAAAATACCGAAATCCTGGTAAGCGATAATTCGGGACGCATTGTTGCAAAATCAGTAAATAATGCTGGCAAAAAGAGTATAACCATGAATTTAAGCCATCTTCCCAATGGCCTCTACATTATCCAGGTAAAGCAGGCCGGAAAATCGATTACACGGAAAGTTATTGTTCAGAAGTAA
- a CDS encoding cellulase family glycosylhydrolase yields MKKLLHAICMSGFLLLLGSCAKRNNQAGDPSGDVVSTESVGAAGISGLNWADGRDNFVDGWVIPSGLTASDTYSTVTAKTDAILNGFTARVNGVNTIRIPVNPPSVAQSWWGSYTGAIDKATSKGWKVIIACWEGASSKDGKIDNTTDFWTMWTTIVNKYQGNGNVYFEPFNEPHGYTLSQLTAIYAQFLSNYPNVPKGRIILDGQGYSENVTGVGADSRFSSCLLGLHNYAFWATHSAADWRTDWRNRIGSYGSRTVITEFGATMNSGKDYQNGPQSDNEIAYIVSTSDVCRNDKIASVYWPGLRDGDSYSLLNRGGSGTSITISTVNSSGVFRVRYGWGL; encoded by the coding sequence ATGAAAAAATTATTGCATGCAATATGCATGTCGGGCTTTCTTTTGCTGCTGGGTAGCTGCGCTAAGAGAAATAACCAGGCAGGTGATCCATCTGGCGATGTGGTATCCACAGAATCTGTGGGCGCTGCAGGTATTTCCGGATTAAACTGGGCCGATGGGAGAGACAATTTTGTAGATGGCTGGGTGATCCCCTCTGGTTTAACGGCGAGTGATACCTATAGTACGGTAACTGCCAAAACAGATGCTATCCTGAACGGCTTTACGGCCAGGGTAAACGGTGTAAACACTATCCGTATCCCGGTTAATCCGCCTTCTGTAGCTCAAAGTTGGTGGGGTAGTTATACCGGGGCTATTGACAAGGCCACCAGTAAAGGTTGGAAAGTTATTATCGCCTGCTGGGAAGGCGCCTCCTCCAAGGATGGTAAAATTGATAACACAACCGACTTCTGGACTATGTGGACCACCATTGTAAATAAATACCAGGGCAACGGCAATGTATACTTTGAACCGTTTAACGAACCGCATGGGTATACGTTGAGTCAATTGACTGCCATCTATGCACAGTTCCTTTCAAATTATCCTAATGTCCCCAAAGGCAGAATTATCCTGGACGGTCAGGGCTACTCTGAAAATGTTACCGGTGTTGGTGCGGATAGCCGGTTTAGCAGTTGTTTGCTGGGGCTGCATAACTATGCTTTCTGGGCTACCCATAGTGCTGCTGACTGGCGTACCGACTGGCGGAACCGTATAGGTAGTTATGGAAGCCGCACGGTTATAACCGAATTCGGGGCAACCATGAATTCGGGGAAAGATTACCAAAATGGTCCTCAATCTGATAATGAAATTGCCTACATCGTTTCTACCAGCGACGTTTGCAGGAACGATAAAATTGCCAGCGTTTACTGGCCAGGATTGCGCGACGGTGATTCCTATAGCCTGTTAAATCGTGGGGGCAGTGGCACCAGTATTACAATTTCTACAGTTAATTCCTCCGGCGTTTTCAGGGTACGTTATGGTTGGGGATTATAA
- a CDS encoding PQQ-binding-like beta-propeller repeat protein encodes MLPTSLLKEWNEKGAHFAQQINEMVAYAAKHGWDKVEQKEISDQRDHLAPEILAALRQANKNNTVTAFRDSCPPSLAPFVSTLSEQGESIWDIHFIDADRIVFMTGAPYETRQAYLWDAKNDKLENLDPAIIAIGKSPRNNCFALATKNSIITMAGWEGTVIAEFKYPDMTLTQMIPFNDGLQVMLITPNGIYITINEDCVLIHPVYAPEDEEDFDEEDEEDEDEYGTEIDMEHGALSPDNNVISFGEQGSDHRVGGNKGIFDIRPASEYPHFTMFSKDGAQVLLNSCHMYHGSTLIVPTDNLKKKPKVINEEDRIYAGVATGKGYIWGNASGYIKAYDYKGKYLWQYYIGGTISGMAISEDESTLYVGSYAGGLHQLKLDAGHRDNHTIGTGKHYEECRWLFWKREAGPLKW; translated from the coding sequence ATGCTACCCACGTCATTATTAAAAGAATGGAACGAGAAAGGGGCCCACTTCGCTCAGCAGATCAACGAAATGGTAGCCTACGCCGCTAAACATGGATGGGACAAAGTAGAACAAAAAGAGATCTCCGATCAACGCGATCATCTTGCCCCGGAAATATTAGCCGCTCTCCGGCAGGCAAACAAAAACAACACCGTAACTGCTTTCCGTGATAGTTGTCCACCATCATTAGCCCCGTTTGTAAGCACCCTTTCCGAGCAGGGCGAATCGATATGGGACATTCATTTTATAGATGCAGACAGGATTGTATTCATGACCGGTGCGCCTTACGAAACGAGGCAGGCATACCTGTGGGATGCCAAAAACGACAAATTGGAGAATCTGGACCCGGCTATCATAGCTATTGGTAAATCGCCCCGGAATAACTGTTTTGCCCTTGCTACAAAGAACAGCATCATCACCATGGCAGGTTGGGAAGGAACTGTTATTGCAGAGTTTAAGTATCCAGACATGACCCTCACGCAGATGATACCTTTTAATGATGGATTACAGGTTATGTTAATCACTCCCAATGGCATTTACATTACTATCAATGAAGATTGTGTTTTGATCCATCCTGTCTATGCCCCGGAGGATGAAGAAGATTTCGACGAAGAAGATGAGGAAGATGAAGACGAATACGGAACCGAAATAGATATGGAGCATGGTGCATTATCTCCCGATAATAATGTGATTAGTTTTGGTGAACAGGGTTCTGATCACCGGGTTGGTGGCAACAAAGGCATATTTGATATTAGGCCTGCATCTGAATACCCTCACTTTACCATGTTCTCCAAAGATGGAGCCCAGGTGCTGCTCAATTCCTGTCATATGTATCATGGATCTACATTGATAGTTCCAACCGATAACCTGAAGAAAAAGCCGAAAGTTATCAATGAAGAAGACCGTATATATGCCGGGGTAGCTACCGGAAAAGGTTATATCTGGGGGAATGCATCCGGTTATATAAAAGCGTACGACTACAAGGGCAAATATCTTTGGCAGTATTATATAGGCGGAACCATTTCCGGAATGGCCATTTCTGAAGACGAAAGCACCTTATACGTTGGCAGTTATGCAGGTGGCCTGCATCAGTTGAAACTGGATGCAGGTCACCGTGATAACCATACTATCGGCACAGGTAAACACTATGAAGAATGCCGCTGGCTTTTCTGGAAAAGGGAGGCCGGGCCCCTGAAATGGTAG
- a CDS encoding class I SAM-dependent methyltransferase: MQLTEAISLIQKGIVPHSTPQTWADLGAGQGLFSEALASILPPGSTIHAVDKQPNHQLHPPIIFHQADFAKDKLPLPPLDGILMANSLHYVKDQVACIKQLKNYLRNGAGVFILVEYDTDNGNQWVPFPVSFARAQSIFGAAGFPKIEKIGERQSVYRKDSIYAALTK; encoded by the coding sequence ATGCAATTAACCGAAGCGATATCGTTGATCCAAAAAGGAATTGTTCCGCATAGCACACCACAAACCTGGGCCGACCTTGGCGCTGGTCAGGGATTATTTTCAGAAGCTTTAGCCTCCATTTTACCGCCGGGTTCAACTATACATGCAGTTGATAAGCAACCTAATCACCAACTTCATCCCCCGATCATTTTTCACCAGGCAGATTTTGCAAAGGATAAATTACCCCTTCCTCCACTTGACGGGATCTTAATGGCAAATTCTCTCCATTATGTAAAAGACCAGGTGGCCTGTATCAAACAATTAAAAAACTATTTACGCAATGGCGCAGGCGTATTTATTCTGGTTGAATATGATACCGACAACGGCAATCAATGGGTGCCATTCCCTGTTTCGTTTGCACGTGCACAGTCGATCTTTGGTGCGGCCGGCTTTCCCAAAATTGAAAAAATAGGAGAACGGCAATCGGTGTATAGAAAGGATTCGATCTATGCGGCGTTAACTAAATGA
- a CDS encoding YncE family protein: MKSNLIFFLLLVYAGAITAQAPAKTSAAIQNKRYLYVATPGIRDYLGYGGHGILVFDINNNHRFVKRISTQGFHPNGKPSNVKGIAVSIPLNSIYITTLESLQRIDLTTDKLVWEKKFEGGCDRMAISPDGLMMYLPSLENTFWNVVDCKTGDIIKKITVYKRAHNTIYSRAGNLVYLDDIGSPWLYIADAKQHELTGKVGPFANNIRPFTVNGKETLVYVTVDSLLGFEVGDLQHGNKLAHVEVEGWEQGPVRRHGNPSHGIGLTPDEKELWLCDGYNMRMHVFSGEAPYQQLTTIPLQDMPGWITFSIDGRFAYPSSGEVIDVKTRAILLHLKDEFNNNVASEKMVEIQFNGNKPVRAGNQFGIGGKIPSDQ, translated from the coding sequence ATGAAATCAAATTTGATCTTCTTCCTGTTGCTCGTTTACGCGGGAGCGATAACCGCGCAGGCACCAGCAAAAACTTCCGCCGCCATTCAAAACAAACGCTATCTCTACGTAGCCACTCCCGGCATTCGAGATTACCTGGGTTACGGCGGGCATGGCATCCTGGTGTTTGACATCAACAATAACCATCGTTTTGTAAAACGCATCAGCACCCAGGGATTTCATCCCAATGGAAAACCTTCCAATGTAAAGGGAATTGCAGTCAGCATTCCGCTTAACAGCATTTATATAACCACATTGGAATCGCTGCAGCGTATCGATCTCACAACTGACAAATTAGTATGGGAGAAGAAATTTGAAGGCGGTTGCGACCGCATGGCTATTTCACCCGATGGGCTCATGATGTACCTGCCTTCCCTGGAAAATACCTTCTGGAATGTGGTGGATTGCAAAACCGGCGATATTATCAAAAAGATCACCGTTTATAAAAGAGCGCATAATACCATTTACAGTCGTGCCGGCAACCTGGTTTACCTGGATGATATCGGAAGCCCCTGGTTGTACATCGCCGATGCAAAACAGCATGAGTTAACCGGGAAAGTAGGCCCCTTCGCCAATAATATTCGTCCCTTTACGGTGAATGGTAAAGAAACGTTGGTATATGTAACCGTCGACAGTCTGCTGGGTTTTGAAGTGGGCGATTTGCAGCATGGTAATAAGCTTGCTCATGTGGAAGTAGAAGGATGGGAACAGGGGCCGGTGAGGCGGCATGGCAATCCCAGTCATGGTATTGGCCTTACGCCGGATGAAAAGGAACTGTGGCTGTGTGATGGCTATAATATGCGGATGCATGTATTCAGTGGGGAAGCTCCTTATCAGCAACTTACTACCATTCCGCTACAGGATATGCCCGGGTGGATCACTTTCAGTATTGATGGAAGGTTCGCCTATCCTTCCAGCGGGGAAGTGATAGATGTAAAGACCCGCGCCATATTGCTGCACCTGAAAGACGAATTTAACAACAACGTTGCCAGCGAGAAAATGGTAGAGATCCAGTTCAATGGCAACAAACCGGTACGTGCCGGCAACCAGTTCGGTATCGGTGGAAAAATACCTTCAGATCAATAG
- a CDS encoding YybH family protein translates to MKKALVAGILTYITACNSVKQESEAGVVDKEQIKKEIQAKEDEFAATYNTGELKNIGYYADDATSFFQNRAPLVGKESIIEFLRSDLASNSNKISFKTNEVFVSSDGKQIVEVGYFKVVDSSNATINSGNYMSLFEKRDDKYLCIRDMSISENPVE, encoded by the coding sequence ATGAAAAAAGCATTAGTAGCGGGTATACTGACTTATATTACCGCGTGTAATTCCGTAAAACAGGAATCGGAAGCAGGAGTAGTTGACAAAGAACAAATTAAAAAAGAAATTCAGGCAAAGGAGGATGAATTTGCCGCTACTTATAATACAGGAGAACTTAAAAATATTGGCTATTATGCGGATGACGCCACTTCCTTTTTTCAAAACAGGGCGCCATTGGTAGGCAAAGAATCAATTATAGAATTTCTGAGGTCAGACCTGGCTTCTAATTCCAACAAGATCTCGTTTAAGACCAATGAAGTGTTTGTGTCGAGTGATGGGAAACAAATTGTAGAAGTCGGCTATTTTAAAGTTGTAGACTCCAGTAATGCAACCATTAATTCCGGAAACTACATGAGCCTGTTCGAAAAAAGAGATGACAAATATTTGTGTATAAGAGATATGAGCATTTCTGAAAATCCAGTTGAATAA
- a CDS encoding Lrp/AsnC family transcriptional regulator encodes MDRYDSKILQLLVENARITGADIARKINLSLPAVTERLRKLDRSGYIEKYTIKVNRQQVNLQLMAFIQVWIDHTKSGSVKENLIVLNEVLECHHTAGDYDLLLKVLVKDTLALEELLVKKIKSIKAITRTNTTIILNTYKEEVNTKNFL; translated from the coding sequence ATGGACCGCTACGACAGCAAAATACTCCAGTTGCTAGTTGAAAATGCCCGCATTACCGGGGCGGACATAGCCCGCAAAATAAATTTATCACTGCCTGCGGTAACAGAACGCCTACGCAAACTCGACAGATCGGGGTATATAGAAAAGTACACGATAAAAGTAAACCGGCAACAGGTAAACCTGCAATTGATGGCGTTTATCCAGGTATGGATCGATCATACCAAAAGCGGATCGGTAAAAGAGAATCTCATTGTATTGAACGAAGTGCTCGAATGCCACCATACCGCCGGTGATTATGACCTGCTGCTGAAAGTGCTGGTAAAAGATACCTTGGCCCTGGAAGAGTTGCTGGTAAAAAAGATAAAATCCATAAAAGCCATTACCCGCACCAATACCACCATCATTCTCAACACCTATAAAGAAGAGGTGAACACCAAAAACTTTTTATGA